In Pseudothermotoga hypogea DSM 11164 = NBRC 106472, the following are encoded in one genomic region:
- a CDS encoding OsmC family protein, producing the protein MDLKFSISATSETPTRTQVKARNFTMYVDEPPQLGGEDKGANPVEYMLAALAGCLNVVGHMVAEEMNIKLDGLTIDIEGILNPAKFQGKSDAERAGYKEINVTIRAKTNAPDDVLKKWIETVESRCPVSDNIANPTPVKFNVTKV; encoded by the coding sequence ATGGATCTCAAATTCTCGATCAGTGCAACGTCTGAAACTCCAACCAGGACACAGGTAAAAGCGAGAAATTTCACGATGTACGTGGATGAACCCCCACAACTTGGTGGGGAAGACAAAGGAGCGAACCCAGTTGAGTATATGCTCGCAGCGCTGGCTGGTTGTTTGAACGTGGTCGGTCACATGGTGGCCGAAGAGATGAACATCAAACTGGACGGGCTCACGATAGACATCGAGGGTATTCTCAACCCCGCGAAGTTCCAAGGAAAGTCCGACGCAGAAAGGGCGGGTTACAAAGAAATCAATGTGACGATCAGAGCGAAAACAAATGCACCAGACGATGTCCTGAAGAAATGGATTGAAACCGTCGAAAGCAGATGCCCCGTTTCGGACAACATAGCGAATCCAACGCCTGTGAAATTCAACGTGACCAAGGTTTGA
- a CDS encoding PQQ-binding-like beta-propeller repeat protein, which produces MSRSGWLVNLLFIAGIFAAFLVSATYRKRDEDVLWSRFVGKTGRDIAYDLARVDDGIVIVGWTSSRKIPSDQNVMMLKLSKSGKLLWNKELGSTGTEGANCVERTQDGGFIVAAISSSNDGEISAQFGGQDVWLLKYDAHGNLQWKSCYGTQAYESALDLLEDDGYVFVGYTTKAGNEDVWAVKVDEDGNIVWERSFGSSGWDSAIGVDRATDGYYIVGLTKPAENGSTDMWVLKVSKSGDLVWQKRLGGDDWDQASDVLTTDDGGCLVLGTSWSKEMSLFGKADFVLIKLDASGEIEFQKAYGGARDDIAQKIIKVEDGYLLVGTTWSDTVHGVEKQGGGDYLVLKIDENGEPMWVKCLGALLDDVAYAVFSDGESYYLAGVSYSRSFALRSRSHGEGDALVLRVRLK; this is translated from the coding sequence ATGAGCAGATCCGGTTGGCTCGTCAACCTCCTGTTCATAGCTGGAATCTTCGCGGCGTTCCTTGTTTCGGCGACGTACCGCAAGCGCGACGAAGATGTTCTCTGGTCTCGTTTCGTTGGAAAAACCGGCAGGGATATCGCCTACGATCTTGCACGTGTGGATGATGGAATCGTGATTGTCGGCTGGACTTCCTCGCGAAAAATACCATCCGATCAAAATGTTATGATGCTGAAACTCTCAAAGAGCGGAAAACTTCTTTGGAACAAGGAGCTTGGCTCAACGGGCACAGAAGGAGCAAACTGCGTTGAGAGAACTCAAGACGGTGGATTCATTGTTGCCGCGATCAGCAGTTCCAACGATGGTGAGATTTCTGCACAATTCGGAGGTCAGGACGTGTGGCTTCTGAAATACGATGCTCACGGAAACTTGCAGTGGAAAAGTTGTTACGGCACCCAGGCTTACGAGTCGGCACTCGATCTGCTCGAGGATGATGGATATGTCTTTGTTGGTTACACGACGAAAGCAGGCAACGAGGATGTCTGGGCGGTGAAAGTTGATGAGGACGGAAATATCGTCTGGGAAAGGAGTTTCGGCTCGAGCGGCTGGGACTCTGCCATCGGCGTTGACAGAGCAACCGATGGATACTACATCGTCGGGCTGACCAAACCCGCTGAAAACGGTTCTACCGACATGTGGGTCCTCAAGGTTTCGAAAAGTGGTGATCTCGTCTGGCAGAAAAGACTCGGTGGTGACGACTGGGATCAAGCGAGCGACGTTCTGACAACAGATGATGGAGGATGTCTCGTGCTCGGAACGAGCTGGTCGAAAGAAATGAGTCTCTTTGGTAAGGCAGATTTTGTATTGATCAAGCTCGATGCCAGCGGGGAGATCGAATTTCAAAAGGCCTACGGTGGTGCTCGTGACGACATAGCTCAGAAAATCATCAAAGTTGAAGACGGCTATCTTTTGGTGGGAACCACATGGTCTGACACTGTGCACGGTGTAGAGAAACAGGGTGGTGGCGATTATTTAGTATTGAAGATTGATGAAAATGGTGAACCCATGTGGGTTAAGTGTCTTGGGGCGTTGCTGGACGACGTCGCCTACGCGGTTTTTTCCGATGGAGAAAGTTATTACCTCGCGGGTGTTTCGTATTCACGCTCATTCGCTCTGAGATCTCGCTCGCATGGTGAGGGAGACGCACTGGTTTTGAGAGTCAGGTTGAAGTGA
- a CDS encoding ABC transporter substrate-binding protein translates to MSRLLVVAVLLLATVLSAVTLTVIGPWAGPEMEKFMPVLQEFEKQTGIKIEYKIYRAEDLANLLPAQFAAKKAPGDVIFMWASFIREYGQKGHILTLNGVLDETKFLPGALDAVKVDDKLYGAAYTGKVKPGFWYRKSFFAKHGLTPPTTWDQFVELLEKIKKIPGIKAPIASGDGVGWPLSDVTEHFLISFGGPELQLDLIEGKVRWDSNLVMKGMNKLVSLLKNKYFGEPTEWTLVLKQWWNGDYALYFMGSWITGMVEDPNDLGVFALPGANGVVFGADYAFVPKYTQYPEEAKKLIAWLCGPEGQALQVKQGGHVATAVGIDLSSYPPVDREVAKIIQGVTALPDLDDSIGGEFQPTFWDQLKLLWVAPDRLNDVIRTLQEKAPKK, encoded by the coding sequence ATGTCAAGGTTGTTGGTAGTAGCAGTTCTGCTCCTTGCCACCGTCCTGAGTGCTGTAACACTCACCGTCATAGGTCCTTGGGCCGGCCCAGAAATGGAAAAATTCATGCCTGTGCTTCAGGAGTTTGAAAAGCAGACGGGCATAAAGATCGAGTACAAGATCTACAGGGCCGAAGACCTGGCGAACCTTTTGCCGGCACAGTTTGCAGCCAAAAAGGCTCCGGGAGACGTCATATTCATGTGGGCGAGCTTCATCAGAGAGTACGGACAGAAAGGTCACATTCTAACGTTAAACGGTGTTCTCGACGAAACGAAGTTCCTGCCCGGAGCACTGGATGCGGTAAAAGTTGACGACAAGCTTTACGGAGCAGCGTACACTGGAAAAGTAAAACCCGGTTTCTGGTACAGAAAGTCCTTCTTCGCAAAGCATGGACTCACGCCACCAACCACATGGGACCAATTCGTTGAACTACTCGAGAAGATCAAGAAAATACCAGGAATCAAGGCTCCAATTGCGAGTGGAGATGGGGTTGGTTGGCCTTTGTCTGACGTAACGGAGCACTTCTTGATCAGTTTCGGTGGACCCGAGTTGCAACTCGATCTCATCGAAGGTAAAGTCAGATGGGACAGCAATCTGGTCATGAAGGGCATGAACAAACTGGTTTCGTTGCTCAAGAACAAGTACTTCGGTGAGCCAACCGAATGGACGCTCGTTTTGAAGCAATGGTGGAATGGCGACTACGCACTCTACTTCATGGGAAGCTGGATCACAGGCATGGTAGAAGATCCGAATGATCTTGGCGTTTTCGCACTGCCTGGAGCGAACGGTGTCGTGTTCGGCGCTGATTATGCGTTCGTGCCCAAGTACACTCAGTATCCTGAAGAAGCAAAGAAGCTCATCGCCTGGCTCTGTGGTCCGGAAGGTCAGGCGTTACAGGTCAAACAGGGCGGACACGTCGCCACGGCTGTCGGTATAGACCTGTCGAGCTATCCGCCCGTTGATAGAGAAGTCGCAAAGATCATACAGGGCGTCACCGCACTGCCGGACCTGGACGACTCGATCGGTGGAGAGTTCCAACCCACGTTCTGGGATCAGCTGAAACTGCTCTGGGTGGCACCAGACAGACTGAACGACGTGATCAGAACGCTTCAGGAGAAAGCTCCAAAGAAGTGA